One genomic window of Choristoneura fumiferana chromosome 14, NRCan_CFum_1, whole genome shotgun sequence includes the following:
- the LOC141434728 gene encoding snake venom metalloproteinase leucurolysin-A-like, with translation MAVIYLYLVLILVQFFEDGSCKSHNIPKLKATKDLQTIEYLTKPNQEIVIPIIMHLDKAMESQMPRLNGSKRINFKPKALLREVEKVFTLKSLNQKVRLKLVNLKVINNRTGVAVDENVSKYLKSYCEWQKNKKHEHGDWYFSVLLTGLEIYYVDKRGQKVKESTGRGYMSKMCSLDKSCAVVKWHPKDVVHLLAHEIAHSLGVYHDGVKDRCQKSGSIMAAIYSRRRPPQYWSLCSRTHLRSFIRNEKKSWCIRPSS, from the exons ATGGctgtgatttatttatatttagttcTTATTCTAGTGCAGTTTTTCGAAGATGGGAGTTGCAAA AGCCATAACATTCCAAAATTAAAGGCTACCAAAGACCTACAAACCATAGAATATTTAACTAAACCAAATCAAGAAATAGTTATTCCCATCATTATGCATTTAGACAAAGCCATGGAAAGCCAAATGCCAAGATTGAACGGATCTAAAAGAATCAACTTCAAACCAAAGGCACTTTTGCGGGAAGTCGAAAAAGTTTTCACTTTGAAAAGTTTGAACCAAAAAGTCCGTCTGAAGCTAGtgaatttaaaagtaataaacaaTAGAACCGGTGTTGCCGTCGACGAAAATGTTTCTAAATATTTAAAGAGCTATTGCGAATGGCAGAAGAATAAGAAGCACGAACACGGTGATTGGTATTTCTCTGTGCTGTTGACAGGCCTGGAGATATACTATGTTGATAAAAGGGGGCAGAAAGTTAAAGAAAGCACAG GGCGCGGTTACATGAGCAAAATGTGCAGCTTAGACAAAAGCTGTGCTGTCGTCAAGTGGCATCCTAAGGATGTGGTGCATTTACTGGCACACGAAATAGCACACAG CCTGGGCGTGTATCACGATGGCGTGAAGGATCGCTGCCAAAAGAGCGGCTCCATCATGGCAGCCATATACAGCCGACGGCGACCGCCCCAGTACTGGTCACTCTGTAGCAGGACGCACCTTAGGAGTTTTATAAG AAACGAAAAGAAATCATGGTGCATTCGACCTTCATCATAG
- the LOC141434729 gene encoding endocuticle structural glycoprotein SgAbd-3-like has product MKYFIVLAMVSVASAARLENVYLPPNSRSSSGANAGLQAPRGSGFQASQGGQGGFNAQAQSQSYSSASASASASSQAQILRFDNEINEDGFRYAYETSDGTKAEQEGRVIPGAAPEEGSLQVSGSYSYVGDDGQTYSITYTADENGYHAEGDHLPTPPPIPEEILKSLQLTAGNGAHYESQRSSYDADKTGY; this is encoded by the exons ttcaTTGTCCTAGCTATGGTATCGGTCGCCTCAGCGGCTCGATTGGAGAACGTGTACCTCCCTCCCAACTCCAGGTCCTCGAGTGGTGCCAACGCTGGTCTCCAAGCCCCCAGAGGCTCCGGCTTCCAAGCATCTCAAGGTGGTCAGGGAG GTTTCAACGCCCAAGCTCAATCCCAAAGCTATTCCTCCGCCTCCGCCAGTGCCTCTGCAAGCAGTCAGGCCCAGATCCTCAGATTCGACAACGAAATCAACGAGGATGGCTTCCGATATGCGTATGAAACCAGCGATGGCACTAAAGCTGAACAGGAAG GCCGAGTGATTCCTGGTGCAGCGCCCGAAGAAGGTTCTCTCCAGGTATCAGGGTCGTACTCCTACGTCGGTGATGATGGCCAGACCTACTCCATCACGTACACAGCTGATGAGAACGGATACCACGCTGAGGGAGACCATCTTCCCACCCCTCCTCCTATTCCAGAGGAGATTCTCAAGAGCCTGCAGCTTACAGCTGGTAATGGTG cccACTATGAAAGCCAAAGGAGCAGTTACGATGCCGACAAGACCGGCTactaa